From the genome of Callithrix jacchus isolate 240 chromosome 7, calJac240_pri, whole genome shotgun sequence, one region includes:
- the LOC144577057 gene encoding endogenous retrovirus group FC1 Env polyprotein-like has product MLELRQSWVTLIPITLTRVRAGPRGPSQLSPFELLYGCPFLLSTPPPPETTPLDSYLPYFTLLRSLLREHANASLPQPTQPSENTQKVLPVTLVPRLTIYSPAEFQMLQTPHRRTRRAAFLPIAVGVYLAGSALAAGLGGGALVHSHLAIARLTSQLQAAINDSTESLASLQRQITSVAQVALQNRRALDLLTAERGGTCVFLQEECCYYINESGLVETRIESLQKLKTNL; this is encoded by the coding sequence atgcttgagctccgccaatcctgggtaaccttaattcctatcaccctcaccagggtaagagcaggcccccggggcccatcacagcttagcccatttgagctgctgtatggttgccccttcctactttcaactcccccaccgccagagactactcctctagacagctacctcccctactttactctccttcgcagccttctccgagaacacgccaacgcttctcttccccaacccacccagccatctgaaaatacacagaaagtcctcccggtaaccctagtccctcgactcactatatattccccagccgaattccagatgctgcaaactccccatcgccgcacccgacgagctgccttcctacccattgccgttggtgtctaccttgctggttcagcacttgcagcaggattaggaggaggggcactagtccactctcacctggccatagcccgactgacctcacaactccaagcggctattaatgactctactgagtctttagcatcactccaacgacagatcacctcagttgcccaagttgccttgcagaaccgaagagccctggacctgctcactgctgaacgaggagggacctgtgtcttcctacaagaagagtgctgttactacatcaatgaatccggcctagtagaaacccgaatcgagagcctccagaaactcaaaactaacctctag